Proteins encoded by one window of Streptomyces sp. NBC_01571:
- a CDS encoding CDP-alcohol phosphatidyltransferase family protein, producing MPRPSVAELRPVVHPAGVKDRRSGEHWAGRLYMREISLRCDRYLVNTRITPNQLTYLMTVCGVLAAPALLVPGIAGAVLGVVAVQLYLLLDCVDGEIARWKKQYSLGGVYLDRVGAYLTDAAVLVGLGLRAADLWGSGRVDWLWAFLGTLAALGAILVKAETDLVGVARHQSGLPPVKEAASEPRSSGMAFARRAAAALKFHRLILGIEATLLILVLAIADQVRGDLFFTRLGTAVLAGIALVQTLLHLVSILASSRLK from the coding sequence ATGCCAAGGCCATCAGTAGCTGAACTCCGCCCCGTCGTTCATCCCGCAGGGGTGAAGGACCGGCGCAGCGGTGAGCACTGGGCGGGACGCCTGTACATGCGAGAGATCTCGCTGCGCTGCGACCGCTACCTGGTGAACACCAGGATCACGCCCAACCAGCTCACGTACCTGATGACCGTCTGCGGCGTGCTCGCGGCCCCGGCCCTGCTGGTGCCGGGGATCGCGGGCGCCGTGCTCGGCGTGGTCGCGGTCCAGCTGTACCTGCTCCTGGACTGCGTCGACGGCGAGATCGCGCGCTGGAAGAAGCAGTACTCGCTCGGCGGGGTCTACCTGGACCGCGTCGGCGCCTATCTGACCGACGCGGCCGTCCTCGTCGGCCTCGGGCTGCGCGCCGCCGACCTGTGGGGCAGCGGGCGCGTCGACTGGCTGTGGGCCTTCCTCGGCACGCTGGCGGCCCTCGGCGCGATCCTGGTCAAGGCCGAGACCGACCTCGTCGGTGTGGCCCGCCACCAGAGCGGACTGCCGCCGGTCAAGGAGGCCGCGTCCGAGCCCCGCTCCTCCGGCATGGCCTTCGCGCGCCGGGCCGCCGCCGCGCTCAAGTTCCACCGGCTGATCCTCGGCATCGAGGCGACCCTGCTGATCCTGGTCCTCGCGATCGCCGACCAGGTCAGGGGAGACCTGTTCTTCACCCGGCTCGGCACCGCCGTCCTCGCGGGCATCGCGCTCGTGCAGACCCTGCTGCACCTCGTGTCCATCCTCGCCTCCAGCAGGCTGAAGTGA
- a CDS encoding ABC transporter permease produces the protein MSDTTQDGAVAVSDHPSPDGGLSAAELAGKYGLAVSGARPGLGEYVRQLWGRRHFILAFSQAKLTAQYSQAKLGQLWQVATPLLNAAVYYFIFGLILKASRGMSHDTYIPFLVTGVFVFTFTQSSIMAGVRAISGNLGLVRALHFPRASLPISFALQQLQQLLFSMLVLFVVAIAFGSYPGLSWLLIVPVLTLQFLFNTGLALIVARLGAKTPDLAQLMPFILRTWMYTSGVMFSISNMLVGRPEWVIRALQVNPAAIYMDLMRYALIDGYGASHLPPHVWAIATFWAVLFAAGGFVYFWKAEERYGRG, from the coding sequence GTGAGTGACACAACGCAGGACGGAGCGGTCGCGGTGAGCGACCACCCGTCGCCCGATGGCGGGCTCTCCGCCGCCGAGCTGGCCGGAAAGTACGGGCTGGCGGTCAGCGGTGCGCGGCCCGGCCTCGGCGAGTACGTGCGTCAGCTGTGGGGGCGGCGGCACTTCATCCTCGCCTTCTCGCAGGCCAAGCTCACCGCCCAGTACAGCCAGGCCAAACTCGGCCAGCTGTGGCAGGTGGCGACGCCGCTGCTGAACGCCGCCGTGTACTACTTCATCTTCGGTCTGATCCTGAAGGCCAGCCGGGGCATGTCGCACGACACGTACATCCCGTTCCTGGTGACCGGCGTCTTCGTGTTCACCTTCACGCAGAGCTCGATCATGGCCGGCGTCCGGGCGATCTCGGGCAACCTCGGGCTGGTGCGCGCGCTGCACTTCCCGCGCGCCTCGCTGCCGATCTCCTTCGCGCTCCAGCAGCTCCAGCAGCTGCTGTTCTCGATGCTCGTGCTGTTCGTCGTGGCGATCGCGTTCGGCAGCTACCCGGGCCTGTCCTGGCTGCTGATCGTGCCCGTGCTCACGCTGCAGTTCCTCTTCAACACCGGCCTCGCGCTCATCGTGGCCAGGCTCGGCGCGAAGACCCCGGACCTCGCCCAGCTGATGCCGTTCATACTGCGCACCTGGATGTACACCTCCGGTGTCATGTTCTCCATCAGCAACATGCTCGTCGGCCGCCCGGAGTGGGTCATCCGCGCGCTCCAGGTGAACCCGGCCGCGATCTACATGGACCTGATGCGCTACGCGCTGATCGACGGCTACGGTGCCTCCCACCTGCCGCCGCACGTATGGGCGATCGCCACCTTCTGGGCCGTGCTCTTCGCCGCGGGCGGATTCGTGTACTTCTGGAAGGCGGAAGAGAGGTACGGCCGTGGCTGA
- a CDS encoding ABC transporter ATP-binding protein, which produces MADQVSHIPTVIADELHIVYRVNGAKTGKGSATAALSRIVKRGEERGVRKVHAVKGVSFTAYRGEAIGLIGSNGSGKSTLLRAIAGLLPAEKGKVYTDGQPSLLGVNAALMNDLTGERNVILGGLAMGMSREQIRERYQEIVDFSGINEKGDFITLPMRTYSSGMAARLRFSIAAAKDHDVLMIDEALATGDRSFQKRSEQRIRELRKSAGTVFLVSHNNKSIRDTCDRVLWLERGELRMDGPTEEVLKEYEKFTGK; this is translated from the coding sequence GTGGCTGACCAGGTGTCCCACATCCCCACCGTCATCGCGGACGAGCTGCACATCGTCTACCGCGTGAACGGCGCCAAGACCGGCAAGGGCAGCGCCACCGCCGCGCTCAGCCGCATCGTCAAGCGCGGCGAGGAACGGGGCGTGCGCAAGGTGCACGCCGTCAAGGGCGTCTCCTTCACCGCCTACCGCGGCGAGGCCATCGGCCTGATCGGCTCCAACGGCTCCGGCAAATCCACGCTGCTGCGGGCCATCGCCGGACTGCTGCCCGCCGAGAAGGGCAAGGTCTACACCGACGGCCAGCCCTCCCTGCTCGGCGTGAACGCGGCCCTGATGAACGACCTGACGGGCGAGCGGAACGTCATATTGGGCGGGCTCGCGATGGGCATGTCCCGCGAGCAGATCAGGGAGCGTTACCAGGAGATCGTCGACTTCTCGGGCATCAACGAGAAGGGCGACTTCATCACGCTGCCGATGCGCACGTACTCCTCCGGCATGGCGGCCCGGCTGCGCTTCTCCATCGCGGCCGCCAAGGACCACGACGTACTGATGATCGACGAGGCGCTGGCCACCGGCGACCGCTCCTTCCAGAAGCGCTCTGAGCAGCGGATCCGCGAGCTGCGCAAGAGCGCGGGCACGGTGTTTCTGGTCAGTCACAACAACAAGTCGATCCGCGACACCTGCGACCGCGTGCTCTGGCTGGAGCGCGGTGAGCTGCGCATGGACGGGCCGACCGAAGAGGTCCTCAAGGAGTACGAGAAGTTCACGGGCAAATAA
- the hpnE gene encoding hydroxysqualene dehydroxylase HpnE yields MSEATQPGEPDADGPAGAGRSGTPAGAAGPGTSAVVVGGGLAGITAALSLADAGVRVTLLEGRPRLGGLAFSFQRGELTVDNGQHVFLRCCTAYRWFLDRIDATSLAPVQDRLDVPVLDAEGTPGRRLGRIGRTALPVPLHLARSLATYQHLSLTERAKVGRAALALKALDLDDPALDDQDFGSWLAGHGQSERAVEALWDLVGVATLNAVAGDSSLGLAAMVFKTGLLSDPGAADIGWARVPLGELHDTLARKALDSAGVRTEVRTRVTSISLNENGRWSVQVPGGTFDADTVVLAVPQREAHDLLPAGALDAPERLLEIGTAPILNVHVVYDRKVLTRPFFAALGSPVQWVFDRTEASGLREGQYLALSQSAAQHEIDETVAVLRERYLTELERLLPAARDAEVKDFFVTRERTATFAPAPGVGRLRPGARTKAPGLYLAGAWTATGWPATMESAVRSGAGAAGAALGALGRPRDHLLAFEETAPTLPGDTPRAPGRTPAGTGASPRGGLR; encoded by the coding sequence ATGAGCGAGGCCACGCAGCCGGGGGAGCCGGACGCGGACGGTCCGGCCGGCGCGGGCCGCTCCGGGACGCCCGCCGGTGCGGCCGGCCCCGGGACATCCGCCGTGGTCGTCGGTGGCGGGCTCGCCGGGATCACCGCCGCCCTCTCGCTCGCCGACGCCGGGGTGCGCGTGACGCTGCTCGAAGGCAGGCCGCGGCTGGGCGGGCTGGCCTTCTCCTTCCAGCGCGGCGAGCTCACCGTGGACAACGGCCAGCACGTGTTCCTGCGCTGCTGCACCGCCTACCGGTGGTTCCTCGACCGCATCGACGCGACCTCGCTGGCGCCGGTGCAGGACCGTCTCGACGTGCCCGTTCTCGACGCGGAGGGCACTCCGGGACGACGGCTCGGCAGAATCGGCCGCACCGCGCTGCCGGTGCCGCTGCATCTCGCACGCAGCCTGGCGACCTATCAGCATCTGTCGCTCACCGAGCGCGCCAAGGTCGGCCGTGCCGCTCTGGCGCTCAAGGCGCTCGACCTCGACGATCCGGCGCTCGACGACCAGGACTTCGGCAGCTGGCTCGCCGGGCACGGCCAGTCGGAGCGTGCCGTCGAGGCACTGTGGGACCTGGTGGGGGTCGCCACCCTCAACGCGGTGGCCGGCGACTCGTCGCTCGGGCTCGCCGCGATGGTGTTCAAGACCGGTCTGCTGTCCGACCCGGGCGCGGCCGACATCGGCTGGGCGCGCGTCCCGCTGGGCGAACTGCACGACACACTGGCCCGCAAGGCGCTCGACTCCGCGGGCGTCCGTACCGAGGTCCGTACACGAGTCACCTCCATCTCCCTCAACGAGAACGGGCGTTGGAGCGTTCAGGTTCCCGGCGGGACATTCGACGCGGACACCGTGGTGCTCGCCGTACCCCAGCGCGAGGCGCACGATCTGCTGCCCGCGGGCGCGCTGGACGCCCCCGAGCGACTCCTGGAGATCGGCACCGCGCCGATCCTCAACGTCCACGTGGTCTACGACCGCAAGGTGCTCACGCGTCCGTTCTTCGCCGCGCTCGGCTCCCCGGTGCAGTGGGTCTTCGACCGCACCGAGGCGTCCGGACTGCGGGAGGGGCAGTACCTGGCCCTGTCCCAGTCGGCCGCGCAGCACGAGATCGACGAGACCGTCGCCGTGCTGCGCGAGCGCTATCTGACGGAGCTGGAGCGGCTGCTGCCCGCTGCCCGCGACGCCGAGGTGAAGGACTTCTTCGTGACCCGGGAGCGCACCGCGACGTTCGCCCCCGCCCCTGGCGTCGGGCGGCTGCGGCCCGGCGCCCGCACCAAGGCTCCCGGCCTGTATCTGGCCGGCGCGTGGACCGCCACCGGGTGGCCCGCGACCATGGAGAGCGCGGTCCGCAGCGGTGCCGGAGCGGCCGGAGCCGCGCTGGGCGCCCTGGGCCGGCCCCGCGATCACCTCCTCGCGTTCGAGGAGACGGCCCCCACCCTGCCGGGAGACACCCCTCGGGCCCCCGGCCGAACACCGGCGGGAACCGGCGCTTCGCCGCGAGGTGGACTCAGGTGA
- a CDS encoding phosphocholine cytidylyltransferase family protein, which yields MIGLVLAAGAGRRLRPYTDSLPKALVPVGPAGIEDSITVLDLTLGNFAEIGLTEVGIIVGYRKEAVYDRKAALEEKYGLRITLIDNDKAEEWNNAYSLWCGRDALTDGVILANGDTVHPVSVERTLLAARGDGKRIILALDTVKKLADEEMKVVVDPDKGVRKITKLMEPAEATGEYIGVTLIEGEAAADLADALKTVWETDPQQFYEHGYQELVNRGFRIDVAPIGDVKWVEIDNHEDLAKGREIACQY from the coding sequence ATGATCGGCCTCGTGCTGGCGGCCGGCGCCGGACGGCGTCTGCGCCCCTACACCGACAGCCTCCCCAAGGCTCTCGTGCCGGTTGGTCCCGCGGGCATAGAGGACAGCATCACGGTCCTGGACCTGACCCTCGGCAACTTCGCCGAGATCGGTCTGACCGAGGTCGGCATCATCGTCGGCTACCGCAAGGAAGCCGTCTACGACCGCAAGGCGGCCCTGGAGGAGAAGTACGGCCTCCGGATCACCCTCATCGACAACGACAAGGCCGAGGAGTGGAACAACGCCTACTCCCTGTGGTGCGGCCGTGACGCCCTCACGGACGGTGTGATCCTCGCCAACGGCGACACCGTGCACCCGGTCTCCGTCGAGAGGACGCTGCTCGCCGCCCGCGGCGACGGCAAGCGGATCATCCTCGCCCTCGACACGGTCAAGAAGCTCGCCGACGAGGAGATGAAGGTCGTCGTGGACCCCGACAAGGGCGTCCGGAAGATCACCAAGCTCATGGAGCCGGCCGAGGCCACCGGCGAGTACATCGGCGTCACCCTCATCGAGGGCGAGGCCGCGGCCGACCTCGCCGACGCGCTGAAGACGGTCTGGGAGACGGACCCGCAGCAGTTCTACGAGCACGGCTACCAGGAGCTCGTGAACCGCGGCTTCCGGATCGACGTGGCCCCCATCGGCGATGTCAAGTGGGTCGAGATCGACAACCACGAGGACCTCGCCAAGGGACGTGAGATCGCGTGCCAGTACTGA
- a CDS encoding DUF5941 domain-containing protein yields the protein MSTAILTGQPVPGSSLEGDLRSLGFDVRSAVEAGDAETLLAAVPAGERVAVVDARFVGHPHALRLGLTDPRFPASAVPGAVSVQPEARRALTRAMARESSVSGGLAVATDNLAGRLTAALDADGVAVHHPELGSLVAAVPGDPQERNEIRQAVSAVDDEAIRLRSAVKARDGFFTTYCISPYSRYLARWCARRGLTPNQVTTASLLTALIAAGCAATGTRAGFVAAGLLLLFSFVLDCTDGQLARYSLQYSTLGAWLDATFDRAKEYAYYAGLALGAARGGDDVWALALGAMILQTCRHVVDFSFNEANHDATANTSPTAALSGKLDSVGWTVWVRRMIVLPIGERWAMIAVLTALTTPRITFYALLVGCAFAATYTTAGRVLRSLTRKARRTDRAAQALADLADSGPLVDLLVRLARGTARHTAPVSAFVGGLLVVASAVLWGSGWQTVVFAVVYTLMSAAAVVSPLKGALDWLVPPVFRAAEYLTVLVLAVKADVNGVLPAAFGLVAAVAYHHYDTVYRIRGNAGAPPRWLVRATGGHEGRTLLVTVLAAVLTAAQFEVALTALAVAVAVLVLFESIRFWASSGAPAVHDEGEPA from the coding sequence CTGTCGACCGCCATCCTCACCGGCCAGCCGGTCCCCGGATCGTCGCTCGAGGGCGATCTGCGGTCGCTCGGGTTCGACGTGCGGTCCGCCGTCGAAGCCGGTGACGCCGAGACCCTGCTGGCCGCCGTACCGGCAGGTGAGCGGGTCGCCGTCGTCGACGCCCGCTTCGTCGGGCACCCGCACGCTCTGCGCCTCGGCCTCACGGACCCCCGGTTCCCGGCCTCCGCGGTGCCCGGCGCCGTGTCCGTGCAGCCCGAGGCCCGCCGGGCGCTGACCCGCGCCATGGCCCGCGAGAGCTCCGTGTCCGGTGGCCTGGCCGTCGCGACCGACAACCTCGCGGGGCGTCTCACCGCGGCCCTCGACGCCGACGGCGTCGCCGTGCACCACCCCGAGCTGGGCTCGCTGGTGGCCGCCGTCCCCGGCGACCCGCAGGAACGCAACGAGATCCGGCAGGCCGTCTCCGCCGTGGACGACGAGGCCATCCGGCTGCGCAGCGCCGTGAAGGCCCGCGACGGCTTCTTCACCACGTACTGCATCAGCCCCTACTCCCGCTACCTCGCCCGCTGGTGCGCCCGCCGAGGCCTGACCCCGAACCAGGTCACCACCGCCTCACTGCTGACCGCGCTGATCGCCGCGGGCTGCGCCGCCACCGGCACCCGCGCCGGGTTCGTCGCGGCCGGCCTGCTGCTCCTGTTCTCCTTCGTCCTGGACTGCACCGACGGGCAGCTGGCCCGCTACTCCCTGCAGTACTCGACGCTCGGCGCCTGGCTGGACGCGACCTTCGACCGGGCCAAGGAGTACGCCTACTACGCGGGCCTCGCCCTCGGCGCGGCCCGCGGCGGCGACGACGTGTGGGCGCTCGCCCTGGGCGCGATGATCCTGCAGACCTGCCGGCACGTCGTCGACTTCTCCTTCAACGAGGCGAACCACGACGCCACCGCCAACACCAGCCCCACCGCGGCCCTCTCCGGCAAGCTCGACAGCGTCGGCTGGACGGTCTGGGTGCGCCGGATGATAGTCCTGCCCATCGGCGAACGATGGGCGATGATCGCCGTTCTCACGGCGCTGACCACACCCCGGATCACCTTCTACGCGCTGCTCGTCGGCTGCGCCTTCGCGGCGACGTACACCACGGCGGGCCGGGTGCTGCGCTCGCTGACCCGCAAGGCCCGCCGCACGGACCGGGCGGCACAGGCGCTGGCCGACCTCGCGGACAGCGGACCGCTCGTCGACCTGCTGGTCCGCCTCGCCCGCGGCACCGCCCGGCACACGGCGCCCGTCAGCGCCTTCGTCGGCGGACTCCTCGTGGTCGCCTCGGCCGTGCTGTGGGGCTCCGGCTGGCAGACCGTCGTTTTCGCCGTCGTCTACACACTGATGTCCGCCGCCGCCGTCGTCAGCCCCCTCAAGGGTGCCCTCGACTGGCTGGTCCCCCCGGTCTTCCGTGCCGCCGAGTACCTCACCGTTCTGGTACTGGCAGTCAAAGCCGACGTGAACGGAGTGCTTCCCGCGGCTTTCGGCCTGGTGGCCGCGGTCGCCTACCATCACTACGACACGGTGTACCGCATCCGCGGCAACGCGGGCGCGCCGCCGCGCTGGCTGGTGCGGGCGACCGGGGGGCACGAAGGCAGGACGCTGCTGGTCACCGTCCTGGCCGCGGTGCTCACCGCCGCACAGTTCGAGGTCGCGCTCACGGCGCTCGCCGTGGCCGTGGCCGTGCTGGTGCTCTTCGAGAGCATCCGCTTCTGGGCGTCCTCCGGGGCGCCCGCCGTACACGATGAAGGAGAACCCGCATGA
- a CDS encoding glycosyltransferase family 2 protein, with amino-acid sequence MSAAMKVGAVIITMGNRPDELRALLDSVAKQDGDRVEVVVVGNGSPVPDVPEGIRTVELPENLGIPGGRNVGIEAFGPGGADVDILLFLDDDGLLATHDTAELCRRAFAADPALGIISFRIADPETGETQRRHVPRLRASDPMRSSRVTTFLGGANAVRTKVFGQVGGLPDEFFYAHEETDLAWRALDAGWMIDYRSDMVLYHPTTAPSRHAVYHRMVARNRVWLARRNLPAPLVPVYLGVWLLLTLARRPSGPALKAWFGGFKEGWTSSCGRRRPMKWRTVWRLSRLGRPPVI; translated from the coding sequence GTGAGCGCGGCGATGAAGGTCGGCGCGGTCATCATCACCATGGGCAACCGCCCTGACGAGCTCCGGGCCCTGCTCGACTCCGTGGCCAAGCAGGACGGTGACCGGGTCGAGGTGGTCGTGGTGGGCAACGGGTCGCCCGTCCCGGACGTCCCGGAAGGCATACGCACCGTCGAGCTGCCCGAGAACCTGGGCATACCCGGCGGCCGCAACGTCGGCATCGAGGCCTTCGGACCCGGCGGCGCCGACGTCGACATCCTGCTCTTCCTCGACGACGACGGGCTCCTCGCCACCCACGACACCGCCGAGCTGTGCCGCCGTGCCTTCGCCGCCGACCCGGCGCTCGGCATCATCAGCTTCCGTATCGCCGACCCGGAGACCGGCGAGACCCAGCGCCGCCACGTGCCGCGGCTGCGCGCCTCCGACCCGATGCGCTCCTCGCGCGTCACCACCTTCCTCGGCGGCGCCAACGCGGTCCGTACGAAGGTCTTCGGCCAGGTCGGGGGACTTCCGGACGAGTTCTTCTACGCCCATGAGGAGACCGACCTGGCCTGGCGGGCGCTGGACGCCGGCTGGATGATCGACTACCGGTCCGACATGGTGCTGTACCACCCGACGACGGCGCCTTCGCGGCACGCGGTCTACCACCGGATGGTGGCCCGCAACCGTGTCTGGCTCGCCCGCCGGAACCTTCCCGCACCGCTCGTCCCCGTGTATCTGGGCGTCTGGCTGCTCCTGACGCTGGCCCGCCGCCCCTCCGGACCCGCGCTGAAGGCCTGGTTCGGCGGTTTCAAGGAGGGCTGGACCAGCTCGTGCGGACGGAGGCGTCCCATGAAGTGGCGTACGGTGTGGCGCCTGAGCAGACTGGGCCGTCCTCCCGTCATCTGA
- the hpnD gene encoding presqualene diphosphate synthase HpnD — translation MIRTVESEQHVSAPVLAAYSYCEAVTGQQARNFAYGIRLLPTPKRRAMSALYAFSRRVDDIGDGTLAPDVKAARLQDTRALLTRVREGRVDEDDTDPVAVALSHTAAYFPVPLGGLDELIDGVLMDVRGETYETWDDLKVYCRCVAGAIGRLSLGVFGTEPGARGAERAPEYADTLGLALQLTNILRDVREDAADGRTYLPADDLAKFGCSAGFNGSKPPEGSDFAGLVHFEVRRARTLFAEGYRLLPMLDRRSGACVAAMAGIYRRLLDRIEREPEAVLRGRVSLPGREKAYVAVRGLSGLDARHVSRRTVRRRT, via the coding sequence GTGATCCGGACCGTGGAGTCGGAACAACACGTGTCCGCACCGGTACTCGCCGCTTACAGCTACTGCGAGGCAGTGACCGGTCAGCAGGCGCGTAATTTCGCGTACGGCATCCGACTTCTCCCGACGCCCAAGCGTCGCGCGATGTCGGCGCTCTACGCGTTCTCACGGCGTGTCGACGACATCGGCGACGGCACGCTGGCACCGGATGTGAAGGCGGCCCGCCTCCAGGACACCAGGGCGCTGCTCACCCGGGTCCGTGAGGGCCGGGTCGACGAGGACGACACCGACCCGGTCGCGGTCGCCCTCAGTCACACCGCGGCGTACTTCCCGGTGCCGCTCGGCGGCCTCGACGAGCTCATCGACGGCGTCCTGATGGACGTACGCGGTGAGACGTACGAGACCTGGGACGACCTGAAGGTGTACTGCCGGTGCGTGGCCGGGGCGATCGGGCGGCTCTCGCTCGGCGTTTTCGGTACGGAACCGGGGGCGCGCGGCGCCGAACGCGCGCCGGAGTATGCCGACACGCTCGGGCTCGCGCTCCAGCTCACCAACATCCTGCGCGACGTACGTGAGGATGCCGCGGACGGGCGCACCTATCTGCCCGCCGACGACCTCGCCAAGTTCGGCTGCTCGGCCGGGTTCAACGGGTCGAAGCCGCCGGAGGGCTCCGACTTCGCGGGCCTGGTGCACTTCGAGGTGAGACGGGCCCGCACCCTCTTCGCGGAGGGCTACCGGTTGCTGCCCATGCTGGACCGGCGCAGCGGCGCCTGCGTCGCGGCCATGGCCGGCATCTACCGGCGGCTGCTGGACCGCATCGAGCGGGAGCCGGAGGCCGTGCTGCGCGGCCGCGTCTCGCTGCCGGGCCGGGAAAAGGCGTACGTCGCCGTGCGCGGCCTCTCCGGCCTGGACGCGCGGCACGTGTCCCGCCGCACCGTCAGGAGGCGCACCTGA
- a CDS encoding DUF6380 family protein has product MDNLGQGDSTGGKRHATLRRSVASLTATAGRTPFEDRGGPKGEGTR; this is encoded by the coding sequence ATGGACAATCTGGGCCAAGGTGATTCCACCGGAGGAAAGCGGCACGCAACCCTCCGGCGGTCCGTGGCGTCCCTGACTGCGACGGCCGGTCGTACACCGTTCGAGGATCGCGGCGGGCCGAAGGGGGAGGGCACACGATGA
- a CDS encoding iron-containing alcohol dehydrogenase family protein, with amino-acid sequence MPVLTRLIPSPVVVDIRPGALDDLASVLSDERISHSGKLAVAVSGGSGAGLRERLAPALPGATWYEVGGGTLDDAIRLAGDMRAGHYDAVVGLGGGKIIDCAKFAAARVGLPLVAVPTNLAHDGLCSPVATLDNDAGRGSYGVPNPIAVVIDLDVIREAPARFVRAGIGDAVSNISAIADWELAHRVNGEKIDGLAAAMARQAGEAVLRHPGGIGDNDFLQVLAEALVLSGIAMSVSGDSRPSSGACHEINHAFDLLFPRRAASHGEQCGLGAAFAMYLRGAHEESVYMAEVLHRHGLPVLPEEIGFTVDEFVQVVEFAPQTRPGRYTILEHLDLKTHQIKDIYSDYAKAISS; translated from the coding sequence GTGCCAGTACTGACGAGGCTCATCCCCTCGCCGGTCGTCGTCGACATCCGTCCGGGTGCCCTGGACGACCTGGCGAGCGTGCTCTCCGACGAGCGGATCTCCCACTCGGGCAAGCTGGCCGTCGCGGTCAGCGGCGGCTCGGGAGCCGGGCTGCGCGAGCGGCTCGCCCCGGCCCTGCCCGGCGCCACCTGGTACGAGGTCGGCGGCGGCACCCTCGACGACGCGATCCGGCTGGCCGGCGACATGAGAGCGGGCCACTACGACGCGGTCGTGGGCCTGGGCGGCGGCAAGATCATCGACTGTGCGAAGTTCGCCGCCGCGCGGGTCGGCCTCCCCCTGGTCGCCGTGCCGACGAACCTCGCCCACGACGGCCTGTGCTCCCCGGTCGCGACGCTCGACAACGACGCGGGCCGCGGGTCCTACGGCGTGCCGAACCCGATCGCGGTGGTCATCGACCTCGACGTGATCCGCGAGGCACCCGCGCGCTTCGTCCGGGCCGGCATCGGTGACGCCGTCTCCAACATCTCCGCGATCGCGGACTGGGAGCTGGCCCACCGCGTCAACGGCGAGAAGATCGACGGCCTGGCCGCCGCGATGGCACGGCAGGCCGGCGAGGCCGTGCTGCGCCACCCCGGCGGCATCGGGGACAACGACTTCCTCCAAGTGCTCGCCGAGGCGCTCGTCCTCAGCGGAATCGCCATGTCGGTCTCGGGCGACTCCCGGCCCTCGTCGGGCGCCTGCCACGAGATCAACCACGCGTTCGACCTCCTCTTCCCCCGCCGCGCCGCGAGCCACGGCGAGCAGTGCGGCCTGGGGGCGGCCTTCGCGATGTACCTGCGGGGGGCGCACGAGGAGTCGGTGTACATGGCCGAGGTGCTGCACCGCCACGGGCTGCCGGTGCTGCCCGAGGAGATCGGCTTCACGGTGGACGAGTTCGTCCAGGTCGTGGAGTTCGCCCCGCAGACCCGGCCAGGCCGCTACACGATCCTCGAACACCTCGACCTGAAAACCCACCAGATCAAGGACATCTACTCCGACTATGCCAAGGCCATCAGTAGCTGA
- the hpnC gene encoding squalene synthase HpnC, which produces MTEAGTARTGDPERGTLDKAADENFPVAPFFLPRAWRDDLMAVYGFARLVDDIGDGDLAPGGTDARLLGVSPEEAEDRLVLLDALEADLHRVFDSTPLHPLLRRLQPTVRRSRLTPEPFLGLIGANRQDQLVTRYETYDDLLAYCELSANPVGRLVLSVTGTSTPERVRRSDAVCTALQIVEHLQDVAEDLGRDRIYLPAEDMKRFHVQEADLATATAGASVRALVAYEAERALHLLNEGTPLVGSVHGRLKLLLAGFVAGGRAAIRAIAVAEYDVLPGPPKPGKLQLLREVGVTLRGKG; this is translated from the coding sequence GTGACCGAAGCCGGGACGGCCCGCACCGGAGATCCGGAGCGCGGCACCCTCGACAAGGCCGCCGACGAGAACTTCCCCGTCGCGCCCTTCTTCCTGCCCAGGGCCTGGCGCGACGACCTGATGGCCGTCTACGGCTTCGCCCGCCTCGTCGACGACATCGGCGACGGCGATCTCGCCCCCGGCGGCACGGACGCCCGGCTGCTCGGCGTGTCGCCCGAGGAGGCCGAGGACCGCCTCGTGCTCCTCGACGCCCTCGAAGCGGACCTCCACCGGGTGTTCGACTCGACCCCGCTCCACCCCTTGCTGCGCCGCCTGCAGCCCACGGTCCGCCGCTCCCGCCTCACCCCCGAGCCCTTCCTGGGCCTGATCGGGGCCAACCGCCAGGACCAGCTCGTCACGCGGTACGAGACGTACGACGACCTGCTGGCCTACTGCGAGCTGTCGGCCAATCCGGTCGGGCGCCTGGTCCTCTCGGTCACCGGCACCTCGACGCCCGAGCGGGTCCGCCGCTCCGACGCGGTGTGCACGGCGCTGCAGATCGTCGAGCACCTCCAGGACGTGGCCGAGGACCTCGGCCGCGACCGCATCTACCTGCCCGCCGAGGATATGAAGCGCTTCCATGTCCAGGAGGCGGATCTCGCCACGGCCACAGCAGGCGCATCGGTGCGCGCGCTGGTTGCATACGAAGCAGAACGCGCGCTCCACCTCCTGAATGAAGGCACCCCCCTCGTGGGTAGCGTCCACGGCAGGCTGAAGCTGCTGCTCGCGGGGTTCGTGGCAGGGGGAAGGGCGGCAATCCGTGCGATTGCCGTCGCTGAATACGACGTACTTCCCGGCCCGCCCAAGCCCGGCAAGCTCCAGTTGCTGCGCGAGGTGGGAGTGACTCTGCGAGGAAAGGGGTGA